One Sulfolobus sp. S-194 DNA segment encodes these proteins:
- a CDS encoding xanthine dehydrogenase family protein molybdopterin-binding subunit, which translates to MKRLDVVDLIKGKGNYIDDYPFKGKYAVFVRSPYPHARIKRIDTAEAEKNGALVLTGKDIIARRVEAGEREGAGLSTMLMATNKALYAGQPVALVIANDPYEASDLAELVQVDYEPLEPIPNIEKALKGEVYVFDELKSNVVREQTFEFGKISTQGKELELDLYWSRSSGNPIETFGAIVIPTNQGLQIISNQQAGNFVISELEKALGVKVIHKNARQGGSFGSKFSLVRYLSVLAFASLKFKVPIKWIETRAEHLLASNSSGPERKFKIKAYYDSRGKVNFLDIHIWEDIGASLEAGQPFKPLGHLTGPYKIPGIRYTATLVTTNKNPAGAFRGAGTPPHTWALERVMDTIADELGLDKAEIRRANVIDSFPYDSGFAYYDSGNPSGLLEMALSRKDIFSMRDEKTGVGLALSTDPSTPSGSEKVRLKIKNGKIVVGLGFGPEGQGNEHTAVLLVSKLLGIPTEQVTYEILDNNELTSSFGPGGSRMAAYTYGAIAGAVEELKAKLKREAESLIGNAEYKDGYFIGEHGKIGITQFEGEEITFTFSLQGKYRFNAYPFACDLAVVRIEDGKIRPIKHVVYIDPGNPIDEDLVKEQVIGGTAIGISIALYESYVYDDQGNLLTTSLADYGLPTASDLPEIEVNIVPTPSPTTPGGVKGIGEIPVGVAAAAVTSAVEDVLKRRVKKVPIRLDDF; encoded by the coding sequence ATGAAAAGGTTAGATGTAGTAGATTTAATTAAAGGGAAGGGAAATTACATAGATGATTATCCTTTCAAGGGGAAATACGCTGTATTTGTGAGGAGCCCTTATCCTCACGCAAGAATAAAGAGAATAGATACTGCTGAAGCTGAGAAAAATGGTGCTTTAGTCCTAACCGGTAAAGATATTATTGCAAGAAGAGTAGAAGCTGGTGAAAGAGAAGGTGCAGGATTATCAACAATGTTAATGGCTACAAATAAGGCTTTATACGCTGGTCAACCAGTAGCTTTAGTAATTGCTAACGACCCTTATGAAGCATCAGATTTAGCAGAGTTAGTACAAGTAGATTATGAGCCTTTGGAACCAATACCTAATATAGAGAAAGCTTTAAAGGGTGAAGTGTATGTATTTGATGAATTAAAGAGTAACGTTGTAAGGGAACAGACGTTTGAGTTTGGTAAAATATCTACTCAAGGAAAAGAGTTAGAGTTAGACTTATACTGGTCTAGGAGTAGTGGAAATCCGATTGAAACTTTTGGAGCAATAGTTATTCCCACTAATCAAGGTTTACAAATAATTTCAAATCAGCAAGCTGGAAATTTTGTTATTTCTGAGTTAGAAAAAGCCCTAGGAGTTAAGGTAATACATAAGAATGCTAGACAAGGTGGTAGTTTCGGTTCTAAATTTTCTTTAGTTAGATATTTATCAGTATTGGCTTTCGCATCTCTTAAATTTAAAGTACCAATAAAGTGGATAGAAACTAGGGCTGAGCATTTATTAGCTTCAAATAGTAGCGGACCGGAAAGAAAATTCAAAATTAAAGCCTATTATGATTCTCGAGGTAAAGTGAATTTCTTAGATATTCATATTTGGGAAGATATAGGGGCATCATTAGAAGCCGGACAACCATTTAAACCATTAGGGCATTTGACCGGTCCATATAAGATACCTGGGATTAGATACACTGCAACCTTAGTGACCACTAATAAGAACCCAGCTGGAGCATTTAGAGGTGCTGGCACTCCGCCTCATACTTGGGCGCTAGAAAGAGTTATGGACACAATAGCTGACGAATTAGGTTTAGATAAGGCTGAGATTAGAAGAGCTAATGTGATAGACTCCTTCCCATATGATAGCGGATTTGCTTATTATGACTCCGGCAATCCTAGTGGGTTACTTGAGATGGCTTTATCAAGGAAGGATATATTCTCTATGAGGGATGAAAAGACTGGAGTTGGTTTAGCGTTATCCACAGATCCTAGCACACCTTCTGGGAGTGAAAAAGTCAGGTTAAAAATAAAGAATGGTAAAATCGTGGTAGGTTTAGGTTTCGGACCAGAAGGACAAGGAAATGAACATACGGCTGTTCTGTTAGTCTCAAAACTTCTCGGAATCCCCACGGAGCAAGTGACGTATGAAATTTTAGACAATAACGAACTAACCTCATCCTTTGGTCCCGGTGGAAGTAGAATGGCTGCTTACACTTATGGAGCAATAGCTGGTGCTGTAGAAGAGCTAAAGGCTAAACTAAAAAGGGAAGCTGAAAGTCTTATAGGAAATGCCGAGTATAAAGACGGATACTTCATAGGTGAACACGGTAAAATAGGGATTACGCAATTTGAGGGAGAAGAAATAACTTTTACTTTCTCTCTTCAAGGGAAGTATAGATTTAACGCATATCCGTTTGCTTGTGATTTAGCTGTAGTTAGAATCGAAGATGGTAAAATTAGACCAATAAAGCATGTTGTTTACATAGATCCAGGGAACCCGATAGATGAAGATCTTGTAAAGGAACAAGTTATTGGTGGTACGGCAATAGGAATTTCTATTGCACTTTATGAATCTTACGTTTATGATGATCAGGGTAATTTATTAACTACAAGTCTAGCAGATTATGGTTTACCAACAGCATCAGATTTACCAGAAATTGAGGTTAATATTGTTCCAACACCTTCTCCAACTACACCAGGAGGTGTAAAGGGAATTGGTGAGATACCAGTTGGTGTTGCTGCAGCAGCTGTGACCAGTGCTGTAGAAGATGTTTTAAAGAGAAGGGTTAAAAAAGTACCCATAAGGTTAGATGATTTTTAA
- a CDS encoding amidohydrolase family protein has protein sequence MISLIGKIFDGEKTIEKGTVVIDGEKIVKVVEGEERKEGEVIYGNFIMPGLIDTHIHFFGVDEDNLLSWNLANEIDVAIRSTRDMERLLRSGFTVVRDLGSKVAVNLAKLQRKGEIIGPTVLASGYSLSITGGNDDPKSLPIDIAQRLSYSFYCDYPNECRKAVRMAIRQGATVIKVYASGAFSQGGKIMPGFSLDELKAIVEEAHRNGLKVASHAYGKEAIMNSILAGVDTIEHGLGLDDETATLIKEKGICYIPTLATYEIPFEVDPTVRPFREELVKRHFTEDMKIAVSQGLKIALGTDYVGSKQRPHGKNYREAVLLSSYMPKVEVLKSATSIASECLGLTNVGRIKEGYNADLIVLNADPLNDIENLSPQHVMYVIKAGKKYKGYALFND, from the coding sequence ATGATAAGTTTAATCGGAAAGATTTTTGATGGAGAGAAAACAATTGAGAAGGGAACAGTTGTTATAGATGGAGAAAAAATAGTTAAAGTCGTAGAAGGAGAGGAGAGAAAAGAAGGAGAAGTAATATACGGAAATTTCATAATGCCAGGCTTAATTGATACCCATATACATTTCTTTGGTGTAGATGAAGACAACCTCTTATCATGGAATCTAGCTAACGAAATTGACGTTGCAATAAGAAGTACGAGGGATATGGAAAGGCTTCTTAGATCGGGGTTTACAGTAGTTAGGGATTTAGGAAGTAAAGTAGCAGTTAATTTAGCCAAATTACAGAGAAAAGGTGAGATTATAGGACCTACTGTTCTTGCTTCTGGATATTCGTTATCAATAACTGGAGGTAATGATGATCCTAAATCTTTACCTATTGATATAGCCCAAAGGCTTTCATATTCCTTCTATTGTGATTACCCGAATGAATGCAGAAAGGCTGTAAGAATGGCAATAAGACAAGGTGCAACTGTAATAAAAGTTTATGCTTCTGGTGCATTTTCTCAAGGAGGAAAGATAATGCCAGGTTTTTCATTAGATGAATTAAAAGCAATCGTTGAAGAGGCTCATAGAAACGGACTTAAAGTTGCTTCACATGCTTATGGTAAGGAAGCTATAATGAACTCAATCCTAGCTGGAGTTGATACAATAGAACATGGTCTAGGCTTAGATGATGAGACTGCTACTTTAATTAAAGAAAAAGGAATATGTTATATACCTACATTAGCGACTTACGAAATACCATTTGAAGTAGACCCAACAGTTAGACCATTTAGAGAAGAACTAGTCAAAAGGCACTTTACCGAAGATATGAAAATTGCAGTATCTCAAGGTTTGAAAATTGCATTGGGAACTGATTATGTGGGATCTAAACAAAGACCTCACGGAAAGAACTATAGAGAAGCTGTATTACTTTCAAGTTATATGCCAAAGGTAGAAGTATTAAAATCTGCAACTTCCATAGCTAGTGAATGCTTAGGATTAACCAATGTTGGTAGAATAAAAGAAGGTTACAACGCTGATTTAATTGTATTAAACGCTGATCCATTAAATGACATAGAAAACTTATCACCACAGCATGTAATGTATGTGATAAAAGCCGGGAAAAAGTACAAAGGTTATGCTCTTTTTAATGATTAA
- a CDS encoding AAA family ATPase has protein sequence MHISEINVESFRGLKIATKLKRVNIVVGENGSGKTSFLESIFMSALFQSDINDNDINTSLIYVLSSRGDILSAFSTLSDSKVRLDDVTTQFKKIDPYSIDVEINNEKIAEIRVKSGILTTETLSGQLFLPITRIIKRIGIRYSPLYISTFFDSSRNPERVYSIAKRKNRKIESNFEILQDEYGQFKLYYDRLPAYFMGRGLLKRELIRLALMSSDILLIDEIEDSLHPDLVMEVLNDIKSEKGVQVIFTTHVNEVVKMAVKVLDDSEAQVIYLSKAGYKTYKISEISELGKPLSWLGYV, from the coding sequence ATGCATATAAGTGAGATCAACGTAGAGAGTTTTAGAGGGCTTAAAATTGCTACTAAGCTTAAGAGGGTTAATATTGTCGTTGGGGAGAACGGTAGCGGTAAGACCTCTTTTCTTGAATCGATTTTTATGTCAGCTCTTTTCCAATCGGATATAAACGATAATGACATAAACACTTCTCTTATTTATGTACTTAGCAGTAGGGGAGATATTCTTTCTGCATTTTCCACTCTCTCTGACTCTAAAGTTAGACTTGATGATGTAACAACACAATTTAAGAAGATCGACCCTTACAGTATTGATGTTGAAATAAATAATGAAAAAATAGCTGAAATTAGGGTAAAATCTGGAATCTTAACAACTGAGACTTTATCTGGACAGTTGTTTTTGCCAATTACAAGGATTATAAAAAGAATCGGTATTAGATATTCCCCTCTCTACATTTCTACTTTCTTTGATTCTTCGAGGAATCCAGAAAGAGTCTATAGTATAGCTAAAAGAAAAAATAGAAAAATAGAATCTAATTTTGAAATATTACAAGACGAATATGGACAATTTAAGCTATATTACGATAGGCTACCTGCCTATTTTATGGGCAGAGGACTCCTAAAGAGGGAATTAATAAGACTAGCCCTAATGTCATCTGATATTCTCTTGATCGATGAAATTGAAGATTCCCTTCATCCCGATCTTGTAATGGAAGTATTGAATGATATAAAGAGTGAAAAAGGAGTTCAAGTAATTTTCACTACTCACGTAAATGAAGTTGTAAAAATGGCGGTAAAAGTACTTGATGATTCTGAGGCTCAAGTAATTTATTTATCTAAAGCTGGATATAAAACGTATAAGATTTCGGAAATTTCTGAGTTAGGGAAACCTCTTAGTTGGTTAGGATATGTGTGA
- a CDS encoding PIN domain-containing protein produces MRILIDTSFILPALGIDVGEEIISIIKEFYNHEVYFSELSLLEAMWVIKRLIKQGIEVDFNVVKTGLKSINKTYRLLKIPISAYIKALNDKRHNDLIDLILYYTAKTYNLKLLSLDLKLKEIDKENIIIQNLNESQRH; encoded by the coding sequence ATGAGAATCCTCATTGATACAAGTTTTATTCTTCCCGCTCTTGGCATAGATGTAGGTGAGGAAATAATAAGCATCATAAAAGAGTTCTATAATCATGAAGTTTATTTCTCAGAGTTATCACTGCTAGAAGCTATGTGGGTAATTAAGAGACTAATAAAACAAGGAATTGAAGTAGATTTTAATGTAGTGAAAACTGGCCTGAAAAGTATAAATAAAACTTATCGTTTACTAAAAATACCCATATCAGCTTACATAAAGGCTCTAAATGATAAAAGGCATAATGATTTGATAGATTTGATCTTATATTATACGGCAAAAACTTATAATCTCAAGTTACTCTCTTTAGATCTCAAGTTAAAAGAGATTGATAAAGAGAATATTATCATACAAAACCTAAATGAGAGCCAACGCCATTAG
- a CDS encoding ABC transporter ATP-binding protein yields MIVEVSNVWKFYGKLIANESISMYINEGEIVSLLGPNGAGKTTLVKQIYGELTPDKGEIKVFGKKATDRKVKKLMGVVPQDTEPFGDLTVWDNIYYMGRIKGLDKFQAMKNTEKLIERLDLVDERKKLVRDLSGGLKRRTLIAMALVNNPKLLILDEPTTGLDPEARREVWDLLLSLKKEGKSMLLTTHYLDEAERLADRIYLVNRKVILEGTPSSLKEKFSTWYEVIDYSSGKILKVKGEEELKKVVMNIQGKFEVRLPSLEEIYLEVIRDVT; encoded by the coding sequence ATGATTGTTGAGGTAAGTAATGTTTGGAAATTTTATGGAAAGCTTATTGCCAATGAGAGTATTTCAATGTATATAAATGAGGGAGAAATTGTTTCGCTTTTAGGTCCTAATGGTGCCGGAAAAACAACTTTAGTAAAACAGATTTATGGGGAGTTAACGCCAGATAAGGGTGAGATAAAAGTATTTGGAAAAAAGGCTACTGATAGAAAAGTAAAGAAGTTAATGGGGGTTGTACCACAAGATACTGAACCTTTCGGTGATTTAACAGTTTGGGATAATATATACTACATGGGTAGGATAAAGGGATTAGACAAGTTTCAAGCCATGAAAAACACTGAAAAATTGATAGAAAGATTGGACCTTGTGGACGAAAGGAAAAAACTTGTAAGAGATTTATCTGGAGGTTTAAAGAGAAGAACGTTAATTGCAATGGCTTTGGTAAATAATCCTAAACTTTTAATTTTGGACGAACCAACAACTGGTTTAGACCCCGAAGCTAGAAGAGAGGTATGGGATTTACTACTTAGTCTTAAGAAAGAGGGAAAGAGTATGTTACTCACAACTCATTATTTAGACGAAGCTGAGAGACTTGCAGATAGAATTTATCTAGTCAATAGAAAAGTTATACTCGAGGGAACCCCTTCTAGTTTAAAAGAGAAATTCTCTACGTGGTATGAAGTTATAGATTATTCATCTGGAAAAATTCTGAAAGTGAAAGGAGAAGAAGAGTTGAAGAAAGTTGTTATGAATATTCAAGGAAAGTTTGAAGTTAGGTTGCCTTCATTAGAGGAAATTTACTTGGAGGTAATAAGAGATGTTACGTGA
- a CDS encoding AbrB/MazE/SpoVT family DNA-binding domain-containing protein, whose protein sequence is MKTKVRVGKKLTIHIPKAVAEELNIKEGDILSLKVKDNKIILEYNDAILLSIKGKKFAKITLDEIEKISEEEQNSYENPH, encoded by the coding sequence ATGAAGACCAAAGTACGTGTAGGTAAAAAGCTAACAATTCATATTCCCAAAGCTGTTGCTGAAGAGCTTAACATAAAAGAGGGTGATATATTGTCCTTAAAGGTTAAAGATAATAAGATAATTTTAGAATATAATGATGCTATACTGCTTTCAATAAAAGGTAAGAAGTTTGCAAAGATCACATTGGATGAGATAGAAAAAATAAGCGAAGAGGAGCAAAATAGTTATGAGAATCCTCATTGA